The Solenopsis invicta isolate M01_SB chromosome 12, UNIL_Sinv_3.0, whole genome shotgun sequence genome window below encodes:
- the LOC120359271 gene encoding uncharacterized protein LOC120359271 isoform X3, giving the protein MNRSSEYIDLEWAIGLHRCMLKIVGLWPQQSRDQYKEFFSNFRMLFNATAIVFILIIPGLAQLINLWGDIILIIDNLQFTLPFLVTILKIFIMWYKKGDLLLLTNKIMKDWTRVKMDKERNVMLKKARITRLILKVGVFISVLTLLSILSSAFLKEYIWRVNNLTNHEKSLPFPTYNWYDVTSSPKYELTFLAQAIVLFTCAITYIGVDNFFGLLILHVCGQMENLHVRLLHLRKDPDFKAVLKYNVKDHIRLIRSVEIIDDTFNLLLLAIIGYFCILFSLFGFLVLTAFNQDTQLSIAQMSWYFLGSVTLLMHTCLYCAVGEHLVNKITQRHSF; this is encoded by the exons ATGAATCGTTCAAGCGAATATATTG ATTTAGAATGGGCGATTGGTCTGCATCGCTGTATGTTGAAAATTGTCGGTTTGTGGCCGCAACAAAGCAGAGATCAGTATAAAGAATTCTTTTCGAATTTTCGAATGCTATTTAATGCTACAGCAATAGTGTTCATATTAATTATACCGGGTTTAGctcaattgattaatttatgGGGTGATATAATCCTGATTatagataatttacaatttacctTGCCCTTTTTAGTAACGATACTTAAAATCTTCATTATGTGGTACAAGAAAGGAG atttattattGTTGACTAACAAGATTATGAAAGACTGGACGCGAGTTAAAATGGATAAAGAGCGAAATGTCATGCTAAAAAAGGCTAGAATCACCCGCTTAATTTTAAAAGTCGGAGTATTCATTTCAGTTTTGACACTGCTCAGCATCCTTAGCTCTGCATTTCTTAAAGAATACATTTGGCGTGTGAACAATCTTACTAATCATGAAAAATCTTTACCATTTCCTACATACAACTGGTACGATGTAACTAGCAGCCCAAAATACGAACTAACATTCTTGGCGCAAGCAATTGTGTTATTTACATGTGCTATCACTTACATCGGGGTCGATAACTTTTTTGGACTACTAATCTTACATGTATGTGGTCAAATGGAGAATCTGCATGTGCGATTATTGCATCTGAGAAAAGATCCGGATTTCAAAGCGGTTTTAAAGTACAACGTTAAAGACCACATTCGCTTAATCAG ATCTGTAGAAATCATCGATGACACATTCAATTTATTGCTGCTCGCCATAATAGGGTATTTTTGCATACTATTCAGTCTTTTTGGATTTCTAGTACTTACt gCTTTTAATCAAGATACTCAATTATCGATCGCACAAATGTCTTGGTACTTTCTCGGGAGTGTAACACTTTTAATGCACACTTGTCTTTATTGTGCAGTAGGCGAACATCTCGTGAATAAA ATTACGCAGCGACATagtttttag
- the LOC120359271 gene encoding odorant receptor 43a-like isoform X1, which produces MNRSSEYIDLEWAIGLHRCMLKIVGLWPQQSRDQYKEFFSNFRMLFNATAIVFILIIPGLAQLINLWGDIILIIDNLQFTLPFLVTILKIFIMWYKKGDLLLLTNKIMKDWTRVKMDKERNVMLKKARITRLILKVGVFISVLTLLSILSSAFLKEYIWRVNNLTNHEKSLPFPTYNWYDVTSSPKYELTFLAQAIVLFTCAITYIGVDNFFGLLILHVCGQMENLHVRLLHLRKDPDFKAVLKYNVKDHIRLIRSVEIIDDTFNLLLLAIIGYFCILFSLFGFLVLTAFNQDTQLSIAQMSWYFLGSVTLLMHTCLYCAVGEHLVNKCEEVHSATYECVWYTLEPKTARNLAIIMVCAKKPLNITAGKIFPMTMLTFCSVSYVKHINYRIIFLILLIESC; this is translated from the exons ATGAATCGTTCAAGCGAATATATTG ATTTAGAATGGGCGATTGGTCTGCATCGCTGTATGTTGAAAATTGTCGGTTTGTGGCCGCAACAAAGCAGAGATCAGTATAAAGAATTCTTTTCGAATTTTCGAATGCTATTTAATGCTACAGCAATAGTGTTCATATTAATTATACCGGGTTTAGctcaattgattaatttatgGGGTGATATAATCCTGATTatagataatttacaatttacctTGCCCTTTTTAGTAACGATACTTAAAATCTTCATTATGTGGTACAAGAAAGGAG atttattattGTTGACTAACAAGATTATGAAAGACTGGACGCGAGTTAAAATGGATAAAGAGCGAAATGTCATGCTAAAAAAGGCTAGAATCACCCGCTTAATTTTAAAAGTCGGAGTATTCATTTCAGTTTTGACACTGCTCAGCATCCTTAGCTCTGCATTTCTTAAAGAATACATTTGGCGTGTGAACAATCTTACTAATCATGAAAAATCTTTACCATTTCCTACATACAACTGGTACGATGTAACTAGCAGCCCAAAATACGAACTAACATTCTTGGCGCAAGCAATTGTGTTATTTACATGTGCTATCACTTACATCGGGGTCGATAACTTTTTTGGACTACTAATCTTACATGTATGTGGTCAAATGGAGAATCTGCATGTGCGATTATTGCATCTGAGAAAAGATCCGGATTTCAAAGCGGTTTTAAAGTACAACGTTAAAGACCACATTCGCTTAATCAG ATCTGTAGAAATCATCGATGACACATTCAATTTATTGCTGCTCGCCATAATAGGGTATTTTTGCATACTATTCAGTCTTTTTGGATTTCTAGTACTTACt gCTTTTAATCAAGATACTCAATTATCGATCGCACAAATGTCTTGGTACTTTCTCGGGAGTGTAACACTTTTAATGCACACTTGTCTTTATTGTGCAGTAGGCGAACATCTCGTGAATAAA tgTGAAGAGGTACATAGCGCTACGTATGAATGTGTATGGTATACTCTAGAGCCAAAAACAGCAAGAAACTTGGCAATAATTATGGTCTGTGCAAAGAAACCACTCAATATCACAGCGGGGAAAATATTCCCAATGACAATGTTAACATTTTGCAGCGTGAGTTATGTGAAACATATAAACTATCgcattatatttcttattttactaattgaatcatgttaa
- the LOC120359271 gene encoding odorant receptor 43a-like isoform X2 codes for MNRSSEYIDLEWAIGLHRCMLKIVGLWPQQSRDQYKEFFSNFRMLFNATAIVFILIIPGLAQLINLWGDIILIIDNLQFTLPFLVTILKIFIMWYKKGDLLLLTNKIMKDWTRVKMDKERNVMLKKARITRLILKVGVFISVLTLLSILSSAFLKEYIWRVNNLTNHEKSLPFPTYNWYDVTSSPKYELTFLAQAIVLFTCAITYIGVDNFFGLLILHVCGQMENLHVRLLHLRKDPDFKAVLKYNVKDHIRLIRSVEIIDDTFNLLLLAIIGYFCILFSLFGFLVLTAFNQDTQLSIAQMSWYFLGSVTLLMHTCLYCAVGEHLVNKCEEVHSATYECVWYTLEPKTARNLAIIMVCAKKPLNITAGKIFPMTMLTFCSLLKTSAGYLSMLLAVRN; via the exons ATGAATCGTTCAAGCGAATATATTG ATTTAGAATGGGCGATTGGTCTGCATCGCTGTATGTTGAAAATTGTCGGTTTGTGGCCGCAACAAAGCAGAGATCAGTATAAAGAATTCTTTTCGAATTTTCGAATGCTATTTAATGCTACAGCAATAGTGTTCATATTAATTATACCGGGTTTAGctcaattgattaatttatgGGGTGATATAATCCTGATTatagataatttacaatttacctTGCCCTTTTTAGTAACGATACTTAAAATCTTCATTATGTGGTACAAGAAAGGAG atttattattGTTGACTAACAAGATTATGAAAGACTGGACGCGAGTTAAAATGGATAAAGAGCGAAATGTCATGCTAAAAAAGGCTAGAATCACCCGCTTAATTTTAAAAGTCGGAGTATTCATTTCAGTTTTGACACTGCTCAGCATCCTTAGCTCTGCATTTCTTAAAGAATACATTTGGCGTGTGAACAATCTTACTAATCATGAAAAATCTTTACCATTTCCTACATACAACTGGTACGATGTAACTAGCAGCCCAAAATACGAACTAACATTCTTGGCGCAAGCAATTGTGTTATTTACATGTGCTATCACTTACATCGGGGTCGATAACTTTTTTGGACTACTAATCTTACATGTATGTGGTCAAATGGAGAATCTGCATGTGCGATTATTGCATCTGAGAAAAGATCCGGATTTCAAAGCGGTTTTAAAGTACAACGTTAAAGACCACATTCGCTTAATCAG ATCTGTAGAAATCATCGATGACACATTCAATTTATTGCTGCTCGCCATAATAGGGTATTTTTGCATACTATTCAGTCTTTTTGGATTTCTAGTACTTACt gCTTTTAATCAAGATACTCAATTATCGATCGCACAAATGTCTTGGTACTTTCTCGGGAGTGTAACACTTTTAATGCACACTTGTCTTTATTGTGCAGTAGGCGAACATCTCGTGAATAAA tgTGAAGAGGTACATAGCGCTACGTATGAATGTGTATGGTATACTCTAGAGCCAAAAACAGCAAGAAACTTGGCAATAATTATGGTCTGTGCAAAGAAACCACTCAATATCACAGCGGGGAAAATATTCCCAATGACAATGTTAACATTTTGCAGC tTGTTAAAAACGTCGGCGGGTTATTTATCTATGTTACTTGCCGTTCGAAATTAA
- the LOC113004327 gene encoding odorant receptor 43a-like isoform X1, translating into MNRLSEYIDLEWAIGLHRCMLKIVGLWPQQSRDQYKEFFSNFRMLFNATAMVFILIIPALAQLINVWGDMIQIIDNLQITLPFLVTVLKIFIMWFKKRDLLLLTNKIMKDWTRVKMEEERNVMLKKAKITRLILKVGVFVTALALLSKLSSVFFKEYIWHVNNLTNHERSLPFPTYNWYDVASSPKYELTYLAQTIGATAVAVTYVAVDNFLGLLILHICGQMENLNLRLLHLGKDPDFKAVLKYNIKDHIRLISCRSVEIIDDTFNLLLLAIIGYFCILFSLFGFLILTAFNQDTQLSIAQMSWYFLGSVTLLMHTCLYCAVGEHLVNKCEEVHSTTYECVWYTLEPKAARNLVVIMVCAKKPLNITAGKIFPMTMSTFCSLLKSSAGYLSMLLAVQN; encoded by the exons ATGAATCGTTTAAGCGAATATATTG ATTTAGAATGGGCGATTGGTCTGCATCGCTGTATGTTGAAAATTGTCGGTTTGTGGCCGCAACAAAGCAGAGATCAGTATAAAGAATTCTTTTCGAATTTTCGAATGCTATTTAATGCTACAGCAATGGTGTTCATATTAATTATACCGGCTTTAGCTCAATTGATTAATGTATGGGGTGATATGATCCAGATTatagataatttacaaatcACCTTGCCATTTTTAGTAACGGTACTTAAAATCTTCATTATGTGGTTCAAGAAAAGAG atttattattGTTGACTAACAAGATTATGAAAGACTGGACGCGAGTGAAAATGGAGGAAGAGCGAAATGTCATGCTAAAAAAGGCTAAGATCACTCGCTTAATCTTAAAAGTCGGGGTATTTGTTACAGCTTTGGCACTGCTCAGCAAACTTAGCtctgtattttttaaagaatacatATGGCATGTGAACAATCTTACTAATCATGAAAGATCTTTACCGTTTCCTACATACAACTGGTACGATGTAGCCAGCAGCCCGAAATACGAACTAACATATCTGGCACAAACAATCGGCGCAACTGCTGTCGCTGTTACATATGTTGCGGTCGACAACTTTCTTGGACTACTGATCTTACATATATGTGGTCAGATGGAGAATCTGAATTTGCGATTACTGCATTTGGGAAAGGATCCGGATTTCAAAGCGGTTTTAAAGTACAACATTAAAGATCACATTCGCTTGATCAG TTGCAGATCTGTAGAAATCATCGATGACACATTCAATTTATTGCTGCTTGCCATAATAGGTTATTTTTGCATACTATTCAGTCTTTTTGGATTTCTAATACTTACt gCTTTTAATCAAGATACTCAATTATCGATCGCACAAATGTCTTGGTACTTTCTCGGGAGTGTAACACTTTTAATGCACACTTGTCTTTATTGTGCGGTAGGCGAACATCTCGTGAATAAA tgTGAAGAGGTACATAGCACTACGTATGAATGTGTATGGTATACTCTAGAGCCAAAAGCAGCAAGAAACTTGGTAGTAATTATGGTCTGTGCAAAGAAACCACTCAATATCACAGCGGGGAAAATATTCCCAATGACAATGTCAACATTCTGCAGC TTATTAAAATCGTCGGCGGGTTATTTATCTATGTTACTTGCCGTTCAAAATtaa
- the LOC113004327 gene encoding odorant receptor 43a-like isoform X2: MNRLSEYIDLEWAIGLHRCMLKIVGLWPQQSRDQYKEFFSNFRMLFNATAMVFILIIPALAQLINVWGDMIQIIDNLQITLPFLVTVLKIFIMWFKKRDLLLLTNKIMKDWTRVKMEEERNVMLKKAKITRLILKVGVFVTALALLSKLSSVFFKEYIWHVNNLTNHERSLPFPTYNWYDVASSPKYELTYLAQTIGATAVAVTYVAVDNFLGLLILHICGQMENLNLRLLHLGKDPDFKAVLKYNIKDHIRLIRSVEIIDDTFNLLLLAIIGYFCILFSLFGFLILTAFNQDTQLSIAQMSWYFLGSVTLLMHTCLYCAVGEHLVNKCEEVHSTTYECVWYTLEPKAARNLVVIMVCAKKPLNITAGKIFPMTMSTFCSLLKSSAGYLSMLLAVQN; this comes from the exons ATGAATCGTTTAAGCGAATATATTG ATTTAGAATGGGCGATTGGTCTGCATCGCTGTATGTTGAAAATTGTCGGTTTGTGGCCGCAACAAAGCAGAGATCAGTATAAAGAATTCTTTTCGAATTTTCGAATGCTATTTAATGCTACAGCAATGGTGTTCATATTAATTATACCGGCTTTAGCTCAATTGATTAATGTATGGGGTGATATGATCCAGATTatagataatttacaaatcACCTTGCCATTTTTAGTAACGGTACTTAAAATCTTCATTATGTGGTTCAAGAAAAGAG atttattattGTTGACTAACAAGATTATGAAAGACTGGACGCGAGTGAAAATGGAGGAAGAGCGAAATGTCATGCTAAAAAAGGCTAAGATCACTCGCTTAATCTTAAAAGTCGGGGTATTTGTTACAGCTTTGGCACTGCTCAGCAAACTTAGCtctgtattttttaaagaatacatATGGCATGTGAACAATCTTACTAATCATGAAAGATCTTTACCGTTTCCTACATACAACTGGTACGATGTAGCCAGCAGCCCGAAATACGAACTAACATATCTGGCACAAACAATCGGCGCAACTGCTGTCGCTGTTACATATGTTGCGGTCGACAACTTTCTTGGACTACTGATCTTACATATATGTGGTCAGATGGAGAATCTGAATTTGCGATTACTGCATTTGGGAAAGGATCCGGATTTCAAAGCGGTTTTAAAGTACAACATTAAAGATCACATTCGCTTGATCAG ATCTGTAGAAATCATCGATGACACATTCAATTTATTGCTGCTTGCCATAATAGGTTATTTTTGCATACTATTCAGTCTTTTTGGATTTCTAATACTTACt gCTTTTAATCAAGATACTCAATTATCGATCGCACAAATGTCTTGGTACTTTCTCGGGAGTGTAACACTTTTAATGCACACTTGTCTTTATTGTGCGGTAGGCGAACATCTCGTGAATAAA tgTGAAGAGGTACATAGCACTACGTATGAATGTGTATGGTATACTCTAGAGCCAAAAGCAGCAAGAAACTTGGTAGTAATTATGGTCTGTGCAAAGAAACCACTCAATATCACAGCGGGGAAAATATTCCCAATGACAATGTCAACATTCTGCAGC TTATTAAAATCGTCGGCGGGTTATTTATCTATGTTACTTGCCGTTCAAAATtaa